The Prochlorococcus sp. MIT 1300 genome has a window encoding:
- the pyrR gene encoding bifunctional pyr operon transcriptional regulator/uracil phosphoribosyltransferase PyrR, whose amino-acid sequence MNNDQRVEILSEQELGLTITRLASQVMESVKDIGDLVLLGIPTRGVHLSRVLAKELESLSGKAIAQGILDPTFHRDDLIRVGTRMVEPTELPTSVEGRQVVLVDDVIFTGRTVRAALEALQAWGRPQKVLLLVMVDRGHREVPIQPDFCGRQVPTRRTENIELRLSKIDDEEGVFLLQG is encoded by the coding sequence ATGAATAATGATCAAAGGGTCGAGATACTTTCCGAACAAGAGCTTGGGCTGACAATTACGCGATTGGCTTCTCAAGTTATGGAATCGGTTAAAGATATTGGTGACTTAGTTCTGTTGGGTATACCGACTAGGGGAGTTCATCTTTCGCGTGTCCTCGCCAAGGAACTGGAATCTTTGTCGGGGAAAGCTATTGCTCAGGGAATTCTAGATCCCACTTTTCATCGAGATGATTTGATTCGTGTAGGTACAAGAATGGTTGAGCCGACAGAACTCCCTACCAGTGTTGAAGGGCGTCAGGTCGTCTTGGTAGATGATGTGATTTTTACTGGACGCACTGTGAGAGCTGCACTTGAAGCACTACAAGCTTGGGGAAGGCCTCAAAAAGTTTTGCTTTTAGTCATGGTTGATAGAGGACATCGGGAAGTCCCAATTCAACCAGATTTTTGTGGTAGGCAAGTCCCTACGCGCCGCACTGAAAATATTGAACTGCGCCTAAGTAAAATTGATGATGAAGAAGGGGTTTTTCTTCTTCAAGGATAA
- a CDS encoding Hsp70 family protein — translation MEKLLSGPNQKVQSPDQFGTLAIDLGNTTTVVAFQGEKDLSPKLINLPHICRKAGEVPSLVYSKGTELSQKLFGQQVIDYGLSNESSTKLSSNFKRFIGSTDSNSSANDKSDLIPNAAGELLLKKIWELLPQELRIKRLVLTAPVESYQAYRTWLINVCSSLKVDEIALVDEPTAAAMGAGLPPGSKLLVLDIGGSTIDLSMVALEGGEGRAAPVAQLLRFAGHDLEGISKQTLRCAKVLGKAGLTLGGRDIDHWIASYLFPKEPLTESLLNAAEALKCRLSDQTLKDSETILEVAAETTNTSKKSLRLSRNELERLLIERGLLECLEGLLKQTLASGRANGCDLKDLHAIVTVGGGTQIPLIKNWLKTQVKPTKLITPPPIEAVAIGALKLTPGVTIRDVLKRGVSLRCWEKRTNQHIWHPIFLPGQPWPTSDPLEMILSASSINQTKIELLLGEPQEKGAHEVIYIDGMPTLKSTNNTLTTKEWETVSASIPLNPPGQPGEDCIRLKFNIDSESMLQVDGEDLRTGNALKRQHLGLVK, via the coding sequence ATGGAAAAATTACTCTCAGGACCAAATCAAAAGGTTCAGAGTCCAGATCAATTTGGGACATTGGCAATAGACCTCGGTAACACAACTACAGTTGTAGCCTTTCAAGGGGAAAAGGATCTTTCTCCTAAGTTAATTAATCTTCCGCACATTTGCCGCAAAGCTGGGGAAGTCCCAAGTCTTGTCTATTCAAAAGGTACAGAGCTTTCTCAAAAGCTTTTTGGGCAACAGGTTATTGACTACGGATTATCAAATGAGAGTAGTACTAAGCTTTCAAGTAATTTCAAACGCTTTATAGGTTCTACAGATTCAAATTCTTCGGCAAATGATAAATCTGATCTAATTCCTAACGCAGCAGGGGAATTGCTTCTTAAAAAGATATGGGAACTACTTCCCCAAGAGTTAAGAATTAAACGTTTAGTTCTAACCGCACCCGTAGAAAGTTATCAAGCCTATCGAACTTGGCTAATTAATGTTTGCAGCTCATTAAAAGTAGACGAAATAGCATTAGTTGATGAGCCCACTGCTGCCGCTATGGGGGCAGGTCTGCCCCCAGGCTCAAAACTACTTGTACTAGATATTGGCGGGAGCACAATCGACCTTTCTATGGTTGCCTTAGAAGGTGGAGAAGGTCGTGCCGCTCCTGTTGCGCAATTACTTAGATTTGCTGGACATGACCTTGAGGGAATCAGCAAGCAGACTCTTCGATGCGCAAAAGTACTGGGCAAAGCAGGACTAACTCTTGGGGGAAGGGATATTGATCACTGGATAGCTAGTTATTTATTTCCCAAAGAGCCTCTTACTGAATCTCTTCTAAATGCAGCTGAAGCACTTAAATGCCGCCTAAGTGATCAAACACTAAAAGATTCAGAAACAATTTTAGAAGTTGCTGCTGAAACAACAAATACATCAAAGAAATCTTTGCGACTTTCTAGAAATGAGCTCGAAAGACTTCTTATCGAGCGCGGTTTGTTGGAATGTCTTGAGGGCCTACTAAAGCAAACTCTGGCTAGTGGCAGAGCTAATGGTTGTGACCTCAAAGATTTACACGCAATAGTGACAGTTGGAGGAGGAACTCAGATCCCTCTAATAAAAAATTGGCTTAAAACACAAGTTAAACCAACCAAACTAATTACCCCTCCACCAATAGAAGCTGTTGCAATAGGGGCCTTAAAACTTACTCCTGGGGTAACTATTCGAGATGTACTCAAAAGAGGAGTATCTCTAAGGTGTTGGGAAAAGAGGACAAATCAACATATCTGGCACCCTATTTTTCTACCTGGTCAACCATGGCCAACCTCAGACCCTCTAGAAATGATTCTTTCAGCCAGTAGTATTAATCAAACCAAGATCGAACTTCTGCTCGGAGAACCTCAAGAGAAAGGAGCCCACGAGGTCATTTATATAGATGGGATGCCGACTTTAAAATCAACAAACAATACCTTAACGACTAAGGAGTGGGAGACGGTATCGGCCTCAATACCCTTAAATCCTCCTGGACAACCAGGTGAAGATTGTATCCGTTTAAAATTCAATATCGACTCTGAATCAATGCTACAAGTTGACGGCGAAGACTTGCGAACTGGCAATGCACTTAAAAGACAGCATTTAGGTTTAGTTAAATAA
- a CDS encoding DNA-directed RNA polymerase subunit omega yields the protein MISSGLDSKDLAKRGESLIRQSTNRYLTTVRIAFRAKQRRFDDFDGLLEESSVKPVQRAIVELSDEQDQPDLLPG from the coding sequence GTGATTTCTTCAGGCTTGGATTCGAAAGATCTCGCTAAGAGAGGAGAGAGTCTCATCCGTCAATCCACTAATAGGTATTTGACAACAGTTCGAATCGCTTTCAGAGCTAAGCAACGAAGGTTTGATGACTTTGATGGACTTTTAGAGGAGTCAAGTGTGAAGCCCGTTCAAAGGGCCATCGTGGAACTAAGTGATGAGCAGGATCAGCCTGATCTATTGCCTGGCTAG
- a CDS encoding DUF1818 family protein, translating into MIQYEGLGWRVARDSSRAYFPVLLGADRFAIELTHHEWNSLESLIRNLLKEYQGLLNQLMEEESLSVELERNVWWGCLEGDRKSWSLQLVLDGKGEPSRRGVEIYWPSPASKAVTDAMRKIWDSSQT; encoded by the coding sequence GTGATTCAATATGAAGGACTTGGTTGGCGAGTAGCTAGAGATTCTTCCCGAGCTTATTTCCCAGTCCTGCTAGGGGCTGATCGCTTTGCAATAGAGCTCACCCATCATGAATGGAATTCGCTCGAGAGTCTTATTCGCAATCTTCTTAAGGAGTACCAGGGCCTTTTAAATCAATTAATGGAAGAGGAATCTCTTTCGGTAGAGCTTGAGCGGAATGTTTGGTGGGGGTGTTTGGAGGGAGATCGCAAATCTTGGAGTCTTCAGCTTGTATTGGATGGAAAGGGTGAGCCTTCTCGGCGAGGGGTGGAAATCTATTGGCCATCGCCAGCCTCCAAAGCTGTTACAGATGCAATGAGAAAGATCTGGGATTCCAGTCAGACATAA
- a CDS encoding DUF2811 domain-containing protein, whose amino-acid sequence MPANDLNVMPGTSLEEQISEIIPEFDEEASDGLISFQAELPAALQAAMVEFIERYPNWDQYRLVQAALAGFLVQKGVESRQITRLYVGNMFCSNALTESF is encoded by the coding sequence ATGCCTGCAAATGATTTGAATGTGATGCCTGGTACTTCCTTGGAAGAGCAGATTTCCGAGATCATTCCAGAATTTGATGAAGAAGCATCGGATGGTTTGATTAGTTTTCAAGCAGAGTTACCAGCGGCCCTTCAAGCTGCCATGGTGGAATTTATAGAGCGTTATCCGAATTGGGATCAATATCGTTTAGTGCAAGCAGCACTGGCTGGATTCCTGGTTCAGAAAGGGGTGGAATCAAGGCAAATCACTCGCCTTTATGTGGGCAATATGTTTTGCTCTAATGCCTTGACAGAAAGCTTTTAG
- a CDS encoding EVE domain-containing protein: MTDINYWLMKSEPDVYGINTLHMEKETLWDGIRNYQARNFMRSMEIGDKAFFYHSNCKPPEIVGLMEVIQKSQTDPTQFDKQSKYYDPKSSPENPRWDCVKLRYLCHAQIRISLNELKEIYSPEQLGILKKGNRLSIIPVPKVTALDLIHRLKIKI, translated from the coding sequence ATGACTGACATAAACTACTGGCTAATGAAAAGCGAGCCAGATGTATATGGGATAAACACCTTGCACATGGAAAAAGAAACTCTTTGGGACGGAATCAGGAATTACCAGGCAAGAAACTTCATGCGTTCAATGGAAATAGGAGATAAAGCATTCTTCTATCACTCAAATTGCAAGCCTCCTGAAATTGTCGGACTAATGGAAGTTATTCAAAAAAGCCAAACAGACCCTACTCAATTTGATAAACAGTCAAAATACTATGATCCAAAATCATCACCCGAAAATCCAAGATGGGACTGTGTTAAGTTAAGATATTTATGTCATGCTCAAATCCGAATAAGCTTGAACGAGCTTAAAGAAATCTACAGCCCAGAGCAATTAGGAATATTAAAAAAAGGCAACCGATTGTCAATTATCCCAGTACCCAAAGTTACAGCATTAGATTTAATTCATAGACTCAAGATAAAGATCTAA
- a CDS encoding cupin domain-containing protein: MEISLTSPCPESTINELGIKQWPIWTCDPSEFPWTYSDKETCLILEGDVSVTPDGGQPVRFGVGDLVVFPQGMSCTWEVHKAVRKHYRFGN; encoded by the coding sequence TTGGAAATCTCCCTAACATCACCCTGCCCTGAAAGCACTATCAACGAACTAGGAATAAAGCAATGGCCGATATGGACTTGTGATCCCAGTGAGTTCCCTTGGACATATAGCGACAAAGAAACTTGTTTAATTCTCGAAGGAGATGTGAGCGTTACTCCTGATGGAGGGCAGCCAGTCAGGTTTGGAGTCGGTGATCTAGTTGTCTTCCCTCAAGGGATGTCTTGTACATGGGAAGTGCATAAGGCAGTCCGAAAGCACTATCGTTTTGGTAACTAG
- a CDS encoding DnaJ domain-containing protein yields the protein MPKGKKSSRDPRGIDSSTLEKIQVFCNVYNSPEDKVIELIKFALSPPPLTLVEMPLKDIKTAVAIAWNKTNYTQLKEDQEWKIYHKNTGLSAAKRLTWEHYFREWVELPGEEKNLTSGYGVINGIDIFKNFRPWEVFNVDKNTGTKQDIQSAFKKLSFKYHPDTGYNGGDRNIFEKLKEMRDSLLVIFN from the coding sequence TTGCCAAAAGGGAAAAAATCTTCTAGGGATCCAAGAGGAATTGACTCCTCAACACTTGAAAAGATTCAGGTTTTTTGTAATGTTTATAATTCCCCAGAAGATAAAGTAATTGAATTAATTAAGTTTGCACTTTCTCCACCTCCTTTAACTCTTGTAGAGATGCCATTAAAAGATATAAAAACTGCTGTTGCCATTGCATGGAATAAAACCAACTATACTCAGCTCAAAGAAGATCAGGAGTGGAAGATATACCATAAAAATACAGGTCTTAGCGCTGCCAAAAGGCTTACTTGGGAGCACTATTTCAGAGAATGGGTTGAACTTCCAGGAGAAGAAAAAAACCTTACTTCCGGCTATGGAGTTATCAATGGCATTGATATCTTTAAGAACTTTAGACCTTGGGAAGTTTTCAATGTCGACAAAAATACAGGTACTAAACAAGACATTCAAAGCGCATTTAAGAAATTATCTTTCAAATATCATCCAGATACAGGCTACAACGGTGGTGATAGAAATATCTTTGAGAAGTTAAAAGAAATGAGAGATTCTTTACTGGTAATCTTTAATTAA
- a CDS encoding calcium-binding protein: MPQTIYLQKKGAIDQFAIDTNGGLVISQSFSHNGGAYRGDTLSSYDSSGKLNWELPFGANYPRTSYRDPTTVIEDIEIDQNNDIYIGGMFRRNAMGLWADDNDAFIAKVSSKGQLKWVKQIDSGDFDGDWVDIEIDKNGNIFAAFHIRGGKFEDLKQNIYHGNPHPKDYDSQILLVKYNSNGDRGWVNLIHSGWHTDLYDMTISKEGDLVIQGNVQPEIEQENGTWGLQTINGKPEKFFDFELYINNKKTNTQRIRKWAKEDYESNLTKLNLVISKDGLFKEGHFTDYAGTPWPWGQESIYNKNWRSAHSFNDKESGKYYTFNGKIYGNYRYPSFGTVNGFSDPGGDLYIQAAKYPDPINNEVSLSDLSWLTKNIKLDEPVVLEKKDKYSTNYKYEIRIEDDINGDMAYLYYPIDISSFDDGPTSLKPTIDYVRFGYIDKIEEKTSSSKYNFQESDKVSSIVDNWFSTSTAITSQSKDISDSQLAITTNTWDQTININRVSRAASSGGLIQAKQITFNQPVKSGSVIDGGNGVDTVRGLAGWDVLDSGAGDDLVHGGNGRDIITGGSGADELHGDFGWNTYRSEKDGAKDLIVIKSDQHLSNWIYGKAGNNPNGEKVDIMEGLDAFDEIKIVGVFTPDLSFAQATAKGVSGVGIYAKGALEGLYTGGDLSIAQIQGMTTGDPTAKWSYRTNATTPDLLA; encoded by the coding sequence ATGCCACAAACAATTTATCTACAAAAAAAAGGGGCAATTGATCAATTTGCGATTGATACAAATGGAGGCTTAGTAATCAGTCAAAGCTTCTCACATAATGGGGGCGCATATAGAGGAGATACACTTAGCTCATACGACTCAAGTGGAAAACTAAATTGGGAATTACCTTTTGGAGCGAATTACCCTAGAACAAGCTATAGAGATCCAACTACAGTAATAGAAGATATAGAAATAGACCAAAATAATGATATTTATATAGGGGGAATGTTTAGAAGGAATGCAATGGGATTATGGGCTGATGATAATGATGCGTTTATTGCAAAAGTTTCATCTAAAGGTCAATTAAAGTGGGTGAAACAAATTGATAGCGGAGATTTTGATGGTGATTGGGTTGACATTGAAATAGATAAGAATGGGAATATCTTCGCAGCCTTCCATATTAGAGGAGGAAAATTTGAAGATCTTAAGCAAAATATTTATCATGGGAACCCTCATCCTAAGGACTATGACAGTCAAATATTACTAGTTAAGTATAATTCAAACGGTGATCGGGGGTGGGTTAATTTAATACATTCCGGATGGCATACAGATTTATATGATATGACTATATCTAAGGAAGGTGACTTAGTTATTCAAGGCAATGTGCAGCCTGAAATCGAGCAAGAAAATGGTACCTGGGGGCTCCAGACAATAAACGGAAAACCAGAAAAGTTCTTTGACTTTGAACTATATATAAATAACAAAAAAACTAACACACAAAGAATAAGAAAATGGGCGAAGGAAGATTATGAATCTAATTTGACAAAATTAAATCTTGTTATTTCAAAAGATGGTCTATTTAAAGAAGGTCATTTTACAGATTATGCAGGTACTCCATGGCCTTGGGGACAAGAGTCTATATACAATAAAAATTGGCGTTCTGCTCATTCATTTAATGATAAGGAATCAGGTAAATACTATACTTTTAACGGAAAAATATATGGCAACTACAGATACCCTTCATTTGGAACTGTAAATGGATTTTCAGATCCTGGAGGAGATCTGTATATCCAAGCAGCGAAATACCCCGATCCTATAAATAATGAAGTAAGTCTAAGTGATTTGAGCTGGCTTACAAAAAATATTAAATTAGATGAACCAGTAGTTCTTGAGAAAAAGGACAAATATTCTACTAATTACAAATATGAGATTCGCATAGAAGATGATATAAATGGTGACATGGCATATCTTTATTATCCCATAGATATTAGCAGTTTTGATGATGGACCTACTTCCTTAAAGCCAACAATAGACTATGTGAGATTTGGTTATATTGACAAAATTGAAGAAAAGACTTCGTCTAGTAAATATAACTTTCAGGAATCAGATAAAGTTAGTAGTATAGTTGATAATTGGTTCTCAACTTCAACAGCTATTACCTCTCAAAGCAAAGATATTTCTGATTCCCAATTAGCTATTACTACCAATACTTGGGATCAAACAATCAATATCAATCGTGTCTCCCGAGCTGCGTCTTCTGGTGGTTTAATTCAAGCCAAACAAATTACTTTTAATCAGCCGGTGAAATCGGGTTCCGTTATTGATGGTGGTAATGGTGTTGATACTGTTCGCGGTTTAGCAGGTTGGGATGTTTTAGATAGTGGAGCTGGAGATGATTTAGTTCATGGTGGCAATGGACGCGACATCATTACCGGTGGTTCAGGTGCCGATGAACTGCATGGTGACTTTGGTTGGAATACCTATCGCTCCGAGAAAGATGGCGCCAAAGATCTCATCGTGATCAAATCCGATCAACATCTCTCCAATTGGATTTATGGCAAAGCTGGCAATAACCCCAATGGTGAGAAAGTTGACATCATGGAAGGCTTAGATGCCTTTGATGAAATCAAAATTGTTGGAGTCTTTACTCCTGATCTGAGCTTTGCTCAAGCCACAGCAAAAGGAGTTAGTGGTGTGGGCATCTACGCCAAAGGTGCTTTGGAAGGGCTCTATACCGGTGGGGATTTATCCATTGCTCAAATACAAGGGATGACGACCGGTGATCCCACCGCCAAATGGAGCTACAGAACCAACGCCACGACCCCTGATCTACTCGCTTAA
- a CDS encoding DUF4214 domain-containing protein has protein sequence MGNQISPTTNPKGTTYKTNDGDYNDQEFINYGRLEISGTLTNNAGGTLTNKAGGRQNFSQESAPKEMYYNLDNNGTMTNEGTMTFEGPSLNYYYLVTLSNEGTLNNSGTLKFRKSSLVFQNGTLNNNAGGTLINETEFDQNLTLNNKGIFTNKRRVANYGTLNNKAGGTLVNKDSFFNGTKLNNEKGGTLTNEKDGKLSYRITVINAGTLNNYGNLVSTNAGRQDWSDPTILTNDGTLNNYGTIENVADTTLTNNGTLDNDATLNNAGMLYNGATLTNYLTLNNKGYLRNQAGGTLNNDGSLTNYLTLDNIGNLYNKSGGTLDNDDELSNYGTLTNEEGGTLYNTGNLYNKSVGTLNNYGILDLTNVGRQDTILTNDGTLNNYGTLNNHATLNNTWGTLTNSGTLTNEAGGTLNNKRTLDNDATLNNYGTLNNDATLDNYDKLTNAGTLNNDATLNNRYQLFNEGTLDNDGTLRSDVTLTNEEGGTLDNDGTLRNDGTLTNKAGGTLNNKGNLYNKAGGTLNNYGILDSTNVGRQDTILTNDGTLNNYGTLNNDATLDNTWGTLTKLTNDGTLNNYGALNNDGILINQGTLKNEGTLLNYGTITGSGEIIGDITNNGTISPGNSAGGHLFTGNFYHLDDSIKKIELAGLHDGNGVRTGADHDWLEITGDLVLAGALEVSLIDGFQLSTGDSFVIAKVGGDLIGRYDDLKEGDSVGTFKADADDGGSLELFITYEGGDGNDVELYSKSIVGNEASDHQDFVGNSFDYKFFNQGNNQYGIQSDAGGEIVSLGEMTTVNFDDQAFNLSEDVKDTFDQVTGMNDVSGQMFRLYNTVFDRLADVNGLKGSIEVNREAVKTYREIATEFLQSEEFKSLYGETMSDQTFITTLYSNALDRDADAEGLAHYERALSSGEKTREQVVFDISESPEHKEIFTAITGLTSSQALFSSNALLKDSGFSYGAGSNDLNFGETKQREDVTYFYPQDNWQVSGQGSDLAADQITKMSLETSQVMLGSQQGSSLFQQEQYSDLLDLSGLA, from the coding sequence ATGGGAAATCAAATTTCTCCTACAACTAATCCTAAAGGCACAACTTATAAGACAAACGATGGTGATTATAACGATCAGGAATTTATCAATTACGGCAGACTAGAAATCTCTGGCACGCTGACTAACAACGCTGGCGGCACACTGACTAACAAGGCTGGCGGCAGGCAGAATTTCAGTCAGGAAAGTGCGCCGAAAGAGATGTATTACAACCTAGACAACAACGGCACGATGACTAACGAAGGCACGATGACTTTCGAGGGGCCTTCTTTGAATTATTACTATTTAGTCACGCTGAGTAACGAGGGTACGCTGAACAACAGCGGCACGCTGAAGTTCAGGAAAAGCAGCCTCGTGTTCCAAAACGGCACGTTGAATAACAATGCTGGCGGCACGCTCATCAACGAAACAGAATTTGACCAAAACCTCACCCTGAATAACAAAGGTATTTTTACCAACAAACGCAGGGTGGCTAACTACGGCACGCTGAATAACAAGGCGGGCGGCACGCTAGTTAACAAAGATAGTTTCTTTAACGGCACGAAGCTGAACAATGAGAAAGGTGGCACGCTGACTAACGAGAAAGACGGCAAGCTTTCATACAGAATTACGGTGATTAACGCCGGCACGCTGAATAACTACGGCAATCTTGTTTCGACCAACGCAGGTAGGCAAGATTGGAGTGACCCCACCATACTGACCAACGACGGCACACTGAATAACTACGGCACGATTGAAAACGTAGCAGACACCACGTTGACCAATAACGGCACGCTGGATAACGACGCTACGCTGAATAACGCCGGCATGCTGTATAACGGCGCTACGCTGACTAACTACCTGACGCTGAATAACAAAGGCTATCTGCGTAACCAGGCTGGCGGCACGCTGAATAATGACGGCAGTCTGACTAACTACCTGACGCTGGATAACATAGGCAATCTGTATAACAAGTCTGGCGGCACGCTGGATAACGACGACGAGCTTAGTAACTACGGCACACTGACTAATGAAGAAGGCGGCACGCTGTATAACACTGGCAATCTGTACAACAAGTCTGTCGGCACGCTGAATAACTACGGCATTCTTGATTTGACCAACGTAGGTAGGCAAGACACCATACTGACCAACGATGGCACACTGAATAACTACGGCACGCTGAATAACCACGCTACGCTGAACAACACTTGGGGCACGCTCACCAACTCCGGCACACTGACTAACGAGGCTGGGGGCACGCTGAATAACAAACGCACGCTGGATAACGACGCTACGCTGAATAACTACGGCACGCTGAATAACGACGCTACGCTGGATAACTACGACAAGCTCACCAACGCCGGCACGCTGAATAACGACGCTACGCTGAATAACCGCTACCAGCTGTTTAACGAAGGTACGCTGGATAACGACGGCACGCTTAGGAGCGACGTCACACTGACTAATGAAGAAGGCGGTACGCTGGATAACGACGGCACGCTTAGGAACGACGGCACACTGACTAACAAGGCTGGCGGCACGCTGAATAACAAAGGCAATCTGTATAACAAGGCTGGCGGCACGCTGAATAACTACGGCATTCTTGATTCGACCAACGTAGGTAGGCAAGACACCATACTGACCAACGATGGCACACTGAATAACTACGGCACGCTGAATAACGACGCTACGCTGGATAACACTTGGGGCACGCTGACCAAACTGACCAACGATGGCACACTGAATAACTACGGCGCGCTGAATAACGACGGCATATTGATTAACCAAGGCACGCTGAAAAACGAAGGCACGTTGCTCAACTACGGAACGATTACCGGTTCAGGAGAAATCATTGGTGATATCACGAATAACGGAACGATTTCACCAGGCAACTCAGCCGGTGGTCATTTATTTACAGGCAACTTTTATCACCTTGATGACAGCATTAAAAAAATTGAATTAGCTGGCTTGCATGATGGTAATGGTGTGCGTACAGGTGCAGATCACGACTGGCTAGAAATTACTGGTGATCTTGTTTTAGCTGGAGCACTAGAGGTTTCATTGATTGATGGATTCCAACTTTCTACAGGCGATAGTTTTGTGATTGCAAAAGTTGGAGGAGATCTGATTGGTCGATACGACGACCTAAAGGAAGGTGATTCGGTTGGAACGTTCAAAGCAGATGCAGATGACGGCGGTAGCCTTGAGTTATTCATCACTTATGAAGGTGGTGATGGTAATGATGTAGAGCTCTATAGCAAAAGCATTGTTGGGAATGAAGCCTCTGATCATCAAGATTTTGTTGGCAATAGTTTTGACTACAAGTTTTTTAATCAGGGAAATAATCAATATGGAATTCAAAGCGATGCTGGTGGAGAGATCGTTTCTCTTGGCGAGATGACTACTGTTAATTTCGATGATCAAGCATTCAATCTGTCTGAGGATGTTAAAGACACCTTTGATCAAGTCACCGGAATGAATGATGTCTCCGGTCAGATGTTCCGTTTGTACAACACAGTTTTTGATCGCCTAGCAGATGTCAATGGCTTAAAGGGATCGATTGAAGTCAATAGAGAGGCCGTTAAAACCTATAGAGAAATAGCGACAGAATTTCTTCAATCAGAAGAGTTCAAGAGTCTCTATGGAGAGACTATGAGTGATCAGACGTTTATTACCACGCTGTATAGCAACGCGTTGGATCGTGATGCTGATGCAGAAGGTTTAGCGCACTATGAAAGGGCGCTTAGTTCTGGAGAAAAGACGAGAGAACAGGTCGTGTTCGATATTTCTGAATCGCCCGAGCATAAAGAGATTTTCACTGCAATAACTGGGTTAACTAGCTCTCAGGCACTGTTCTCTTCTAATGCTTTGCTGAAGGATTCAGGTTTTAGTTATGGAGCTGGTAGCAATGATCTCAACTTTGGCGAGACAAAACAAAGAGAAGATGTGACTTATTTTTATCCGCAAGATAATTGGCAAGTCAGTGGTCAAGGATCTGATTTAGCTGCAGATCAAATCACAAAGATGAGCTTAGAGACGTCGCAAGTAATGCTTGGCAGTCAACAAGGTTCTAGCCTTTTCCAGCAAGAACAGTATTCCGACCTTCTAGATTTATCTGGTTTAGCTTGA
- a CDS encoding serine hydrolase domain-containing protein, whose amino-acid sequence MDIPGASISVIDDGRIVWARGFGIADKTTQRKVTASTLFTANSITKTLTSLAVVKLLAEKGIALDEPVNRYLTNWKIPDNSFTKRVPVTFRMLLNHTAALTSPYPTGCCGPRETLPTMQQFLEGKPPATNLPVQVTNVPGESYAYCNGCYSVLQPALEAIGDNSFKLLMKELVLAPSNMGVSTFDDTFFLEDTSTIAIPYDSDGTVHQHAPMRNPILSTGLLWTTAIDLARFNLAFASALRGENDLINQKQAEALIIPSSTPTRSLGFFIGDKDAQENAKGEYLFHSGSNIGYLSLSIISKDGKKGAVFLINKGPNPFTTTDVPEYAFITDSLKLINKYYRWD is encoded by the coding sequence ATGGATATTCCCGGGGCTTCAATTTCGGTGATTGATGACGGCAGGATTGTTTGGGCGAGGGGCTTCGGAATAGCAGACAAAACTACTCAACGAAAGGTAACCGCTTCCACATTATTTACTGCCAATTCGATTACCAAAACACTAACTTCTTTGGCTGTAGTGAAACTGCTTGCCGAAAAAGGGATTGCCTTGGATGAACCGGTGAACCGTTACCTCACAAACTGGAAGATTCCAGACAACAGCTTCACAAAACGGGTACCAGTGACATTCAGGATGCTCCTTAATCACACTGCAGCTCTTACCTCGCCTTATCCCACTGGTTGTTGTGGCCCCAGAGAAACATTGCCAACGATGCAGCAGTTTTTAGAGGGAAAACCACCTGCAACTAATTTGCCAGTTCAGGTAACAAACGTGCCAGGCGAAAGTTATGCCTACTGCAATGGCTGTTACTCGGTGCTACAGCCAGCTCTTGAGGCCATTGGAGATAACAGCTTCAAATTATTAATGAAGGAGTTAGTGCTAGCGCCTTCCAATATGGGTGTTAGCACTTTTGATGACACGTTCTTCCTAGAAGACACTTCCACTATCGCAATTCCATACGATTCTGATGGCACTGTTCATCAACACGCGCCTATGCGCAATCCCATCCTCTCTACAGGTCTGCTCTGGACAACAGCAATTGATCTAGCCCGTTTTAATTTGGCCTTTGCTAGTGCACTGAGAGGAGAAAATGATCTGATTAATCAAAAACAGGCTGAAGCCTTGATAATTCCAAGTTCAACACCAACGCGCAGCCTGGGATTTTTTATTGGTGATAAGGATGCACAAGAAAATGCAAAGGGTGAGTACCTTTTTCATAGTGGATCCAATATTGGCTATCTCTCACTTTCTATCATTAGCAAAGACGGTAAGAAGGGCGCTGTGTTCCTGATCAACAAAGGACCAAATCCTTTCACAACAACCGATGTGCCTGAATACGCCTTTATTACAGATAGTCTGAAGCTGATCAACAAATATTATCGATGGGATTGA